Genomic DNA from Filimonas effusa:
TAGCTTATCGAAAGTGATAGCATTTTTCTCGCTTAACGCCTCCTCCTTGCTTTCACCGTAATACAGTCTTACGCCTCCATTACCTTTAACGCCATGCAGCTTTATGAATCCAAATGTTTCTTTGCCAAAATCCAGTAGCGTAGCATTTTGACTTTTATTCACTTGCACTGCATACTGAGGTTTCACCGGCAGCCTGAAGGCAGAAGGCGGCACAGAAGGATCATAAAAATTCCATCCACCTGCATTCAGCCATTTCGTGGCGGAAATGTCTGAAGTTTTTCCGGTTTCATCGATCCATTCTTTGTCTTCAAAGGTCACAAGCCAGCTGGTATCAGACTTGATATTAGGCCCGGAAATATAAATAGCAGGTACACTGGCCTGGTTAAATACCTTCACATTTATCTTATGATGCCCGGAAGGGATAGTTATCCTGGTAGGAGTACCCTCCAAAGGTTGGCCATCAACCTTTACATTATAATTGCCTTCTGTTTTTATTACAATCTCTTCAGGAGCCGTTAGGTCAAATTCTTTGTGAAAGTCAATCAATGGATAGTGGCTGTCTATTTTCCAGAAAACAGGAAAAAAGCTTCCCCTGTCTGTACGACGGTTTTGTACGCGATTACTCAGCCATATTTCAAAATCGCCGGGGTACCAGATCCAGGAGGCAGCCTTGGAATCTATAGCAGGGCGACCAGAAGTTTGCTGGGGCTGCTGTGCCTGAGTTGAAGAAAACAGGGTCAAAGTTACAAAACATAACAGGGCTGTTATACCCGGTAATTTTTTCATATTAATGTCCGTTAAAAATGATATACAAAATCAGGATCACAACTCCCAGCAGGGCAAAAAGCAGCTTTACCTGTTTGCTAACAGGTGGCATATCAGAGATAGCTATATTATGCACGTTGGTCACAGGTGCCTTGTCGGTCAAAGACACAACGATAGCTACCACAAGCAGAACGGCAAAAATATAGAATGACAGCAACAGATAATGCGGCCATGCAGGATATTTATCAGAAGGAAATGCAAATAAATAGAGAACTCCAACAAATAGGCTGAAAGCAGACCCGTAAGAAAGAATGCCATTTACGGCTTTTCTGGTAGTACGCTTCCAGAAAACAGATAATAGGAATACAACAGATAACGGTGGTGCGATAAAGCCCAGTACCGACTGAAAAACGTCGAAAAGGTTCAAACCGCGAATGCTGTCAATTGCCAAAGCCACCAATACCGCAAACAAACAGCCGGCAGCAACGGTTAATCGCCCAACACGGATAATATCTTTATTCGTTGCGGAGGGATTGATCTTTTTTACATAAAGATCTGTAGCAAACACAGTGCTCAAAGCGTTCAACGAAGAGCCAATGGTACCCACCAGCACAGCTATCAGTACCACTATTACCAGTCCATTCATACCCGGCGGAAACAGACTGGTTACCATAGTCATATAAGCCAGATTAGGATCCTCCAGATTAGGGAAAAGGACAAAACAGATAATACCCGGTAATATAAAAAGCGGCAATGCCAGCACCTTCAGCCATCCTATAAAATTCACTCCCAACTGTCCCTGCTTCAGATTTTTTGCTCCAAGTACAGATTGTACCATAGCCTGGTCAGTACAAAAGAACGCGATAGCTGAAACAGGATAACCCAGTAATAAAGCCGGCCATGGATATTTGGGATCGCTCGCCGGCTGCACCAGGTTCCAGAAATTTGAAGGTACCCTATGATACAAAGCAGTAATACCCCCAACCTTCTGAAGGCCCAGATAAGACAATATCAATGAAACGACAATCAAAAGGATCATTTGAAAAACATTCACTTTGGCGATAGCTTTCAATCCGCCTGCAAAAGTAAAAGCACCTGCAAAAGCCACCAATACAATGACGGACTGCCACATAGGAATACCTAGTATTTGCCTGGCCAACACACCTCCCGCAAATAGCCCAAGCGACAACCAGGAAATCAATATCTTAATAAGTGCGTACCAGGCGAGAATGTTCTGCGTACTACCGCCATACCG
This window encodes:
- a CDS encoding sodium:solute symporter family transporter, encoding MNTIYDKLYAIDFLIIGLYLLLLLMIGYSASFGKRKQEGNLFLAGSSLNWYNIGFNMWGTNVGPSSLLAFASIGYSTGIVAGNFEWYAFVFLLLLAVVFAPRYIASRVTTMPEFMGKRYGGSTQNILAWYALIKILISWLSLGLFAGGVLARQILGIPMWQSVIVLVAFAGAFTFAGGLKAIAKVNVFQMILLIVVSLILSYLGLQKVGGITALYHRVPSNFWNLVQPASDPKYPWPALLLGYPVSAIAFFCTDQAMVQSVLGAKNLKQGQLGVNFIGWLKVLALPLFILPGIICFVLFPNLEDPNLAYMTMVTSLFPPGMNGLVIVVLIAVLVGTIGSSLNALSTVFATDLYVKKINPSATNKDIIRVGRLTVAAGCLFAVLVALAIDSIRGLNLFDVFQSVLGFIAPPLSVVFLLSVFWKRTTRKAVNGILSYGSAFSLFVGVLYLFAFPSDKYPAWPHYLLLSFYIFAVLLVVAIVVSLTDKAPVTNVHNIAISDMPPVSKQVKLLFALLGVVILILYIIFNGH